The genomic segment AAAGATATAAGGTCTCCGCTTTCCGACGTTATAAATAAGGTGAACAGACTCTCATCTCCTGTACTTTCCGTTGACATTCCTTCAGGCATATCTTCAGACACAGGGCAGGTCATGGGCTATGCGATAAGGGCTGACCATACAGTGACCTTCGGGCTTCCAAAGAGGGGGCACCTGCTTTATCCGGGCGCGGAATATACTGGCAGTCTTTCTATCGCTGATATAGGTTTTCCTCAGAAGTTATTAACGTCGTCAAAGATAAAGGTTGACCTAATTCAAAAAGCTGACGCGCTTTCACTTATGCCGCAAAGGCCTAAGGATTCTCACAAGGGGACTTACGGACACGTTCTTATAATCGCAGGTTCAAGAGGCAAGACAGGCGCTGCGCTTATGGCGGCAAAGGCGTGTCTGAGGACAGGCGCAGGGCTTGTCACTATCGGAATACCTGATTCTCTTGTCGATACATTTCAGGCGAGGGTGACTGAGGAGATGATACTGCCGCTTCCTGATAAAGACAACGGCACACTCTCATCTGCCGCAGTTCCGGTCATTCTTAAATTCTTAGAGAAGAGAGGCGATGTACTGGCAATTGGGCCGGGGATATCAAATGATAAAGAGATATCAGCACTCGTATGCGAGCTTATCAAAAGGTCAAATGTGCCGATCGTCATTGATGCCGATGGATTAAACGCTATCGCAGGTGATACATCCGTCTTAAAGAAGTCAGGCGCGCCTGTTATCATTACGCCTCATTCAGGAGAGATGGCAAGGCTTTTAAATGGGAAGGCAGAAAATTTACAGGATGACAGAATTAATACAGCTATCTCATTCGCGAAGAAGACAAAGACTTATCTTGTTCTTAAAGGAGCGCCGACCATTATCGCTGCTCCCTCAGGTGACTCGTTCATTAACTCTACAGGCAATCCCGGAATGTCCACCGCAGGTACAGGAGATGTTCTTACAGGCATGATATCAGCCTTTCTCGCGCAGGGATTGAGCCCGTTGGATGCTTCTATCCTTGGCGTATATATGCACGGTCATGCTGGTGATATTGCTGCCGAAAAGAAAGGCGAGCACTCACTTATCGCATCTGATATCATAAAAGCGATACCTTCTGTCTTTAGATCAATAATAAAATGAAGAACTTTATATTGCCTTCAAACATCGCATTGCCGGAGGTCATGGCATTCTTTTCAACCAAGACCGCATCAGATATCAATCTTGAAAAGTTATTGCTTGAGGAGTTGTGTATTGAGGCGGATATATATATCCCGATACAGAAACATACTGACAAGGTGCATGTGCTTGAGTCAGGAATGGGAAGGGTGGTCGCCGATGCTGTTATAACATCAAGGAAGAATGTTCTTATCGGGATAAAGGTGGCTGACTGTGTCCCAATACTTCTGTTTGACATAGAGGCCGGGGTTATAGGCGCAGTACATGCAGGATGGAGAGGCACAGCATCCGGCATACTGAAACGTTCTATCGAAACTATGCAGAGAGAGTTCAATTCACTTCCTGAAAACATAATGGCAGCGATAGGCCCCAGCATAAAGGGCTGCTCTTATGAGGTTGATGATAATGTCATGAAGGCTGTCCGTTCTGCGTCAGGCGAGGGCAGCTATATTAAACAATCCGGTGAAAAATTTTATATCGACCTTCCCCATGCCAACAGGCTTCAGGCTGTATCATCAGGAGTCCCTGCGCAGAACATCTGGCTTTCTGATGAATGTACCTTCTGCAATGCTGAAAAGTTCCATTCATACAGGCATTCAGGGGAGAATGCAGGGCGGCAGGGCGGTTTTATTATGATGTGGTAATATAAATTTATGGAAACTACAAAAATCGCTCTGTTTAAAGGCAAGAAAATCAGAAAAACACTTTATAAAAATGAGTGGTGGTTTTCGGTGATTGATGTGGTAGAAGCACTTACCGATAGCGCTAAACCGAGTGTTTATTGGAGCGCGATGAAGGCGCGTGTGAAAAATGAGGATGGAATTCAGTTATCTACAATTTGTAAACGACTGAAATTAGAGGCTTCGGACGGTAAAAAGTATGAAACCGATTGTGCCGACACGGAGGGCGTTTTTCGTATTATACAGTCTATCCCTTCTCCTAAAGCAGAGCCTTTTAAGCGCTGGCTGGCAAAAGTTGGTTATGAGCGCGTGCAAGAAATAGAAAATCCCGAATTGGCTACCAAAAGAACGAGAATTCTCTATAAGCTCAAAGGTTATCCCGATGACTGGATTGAAAAACGGATGCGAGGAATTGCCATTCGTGAAGAACTGACCGATGAGTGGGGGAAAAGAGGAGCCAAAGAACAAAAGGATTATGAAATTTTGACTGCCGAAATTTCCAAAGCCACTTTTGGCGTAACGCCGGGCGAATATAAAAAACTTAAGGGTTTAAAAAGAGAAAACTTAAGAGATCATATGGATGATTTTGAATTGATTTTTACTATGCTGGGAGAAAGATCAACTACAGAAATTCATCGCATAGAAGATTCGGAAGGAGTGTCCAAGCTAAAGAAGGATGCCAATAGGGGCGGGAAGATCGCTGGCATCGCAAGGAATGAACTGGAAAAGGAAATAGGCCATTCGGTGGTTTCTAAGGAAAATTATTTACCAAAGAAAAAATCAAAAAAAATATTAACAGATTAAATCATGGAGGCTGAATGCTGAAAGTAAAAGATTTCATGACCAAAGATGTCATAACGATAAATCCTGATGCAACTGTTGAAGCGCTTGCGAGGCTCCTGATAGAGCATAAGTTCAGCGGCGTGCCGGTTGTGGATGAAAACAACAACCTTGTGGGCATAGTCACTGAGAATGACCTCATCAGCAAGAACAAGAGGCTTCACATCCCGACCATTATCAGGCTGTTTGACGCGTACATCATGTTAGGCTCCGGCAAGATGGAGGATGAGATAAAGAAGATGGCAGCTACTATTGTTGATGAGATATGCGTTAAGGATGTCGTATCCATAACTGAGGAGACGACGCTGGAAGAGGCTGCCACTATCATGTCTGAGAAGAGTATCCATCTCCTGCCTGTGCTGAGAGGCAAGGTTGTTGTGGGCATAGTCGGCAAGGCGGATATTGTCGGTGCGATGACAGGTGATAGTTCAAAGTAACAGCGATGCGGAGACAAGAGAGATAGGCCGCAGAATAGGGGAGCGGCTGAGCCCCGGCGATGTGGTCTGTCTTTACGGCGAACTTGGCGCTGGCAAGACAACTATGGTGAAGGGCATCGCCTCTGTCTTCGGCATTATGGAGCGGGATGTCACGAGCCCGAGCTTCACTATAATAATAGAGCATGAGGGTGAAGTACCGTTCAACCATATTGACCTTTACAGGCTTTCTGAAAATGATACGGCAGACCTCGGCCTGCATGAATATTTCAACAGGAAGAGCATATCTGTCATAGAGTGGGCGGAAAGGGCGGAGAGAGAGATACCTGATGATGCCATAAAGGTTCGGCTCAGCTACTCAGGCGAAGACAGAAGAGAGATATCAATAGAGGGAATTACTATATGAAGAATGTTGGGATAATCGCAAAGAAGAGTGTTCCTGAGGCGATAGACGCGGTAAGGGATGTCCTGCAGTGGCTCAAGGGCAGAAAGTACAAAGTCGCTATTGATTCTGTGACAGCCGCAGCCCTGAAGATGAAAGGGTGCCCTGTAGAGAAGCTCCCTTCAAGGTCTGACATTATCCTCGTCTTTGGAGGCGACGGCACACTCCTGAGCGCTGCGAGGCTCGT from the Nitrospirota bacterium genome contains:
- a CDS encoding NAD(P)H-hydrate dehydratase, encoding MIKVTTAHEMMDIDRAAINRYGIVGTELMERAGLACVKKVNEIYKVQNIYVLCGGGNNGGDGFVIARILHGEGRDVKAFISVPASKLKGDAKTNYIRAKKAGVEIFPIKSLLTLSSSLFHKRSLIIDALFGTGLSKDIRSPLSDVINKVNRLSSPVLSVDIPSGISSDTGQVMGYAIRADHTVTFGLPKRGHLLYPGAEYTGSLSIADIGFPQKLLTSSKIKVDLIQKADALSLMPQRPKDSHKGTYGHVLIIAGSRGKTGAALMAAKACLRTGAGLVTIGIPDSLVDTFQARVTEEMILPLPDKDNGTLSSAAVPVILKFLEKRGDVLAIGPGISNDKEISALVCELIKRSNVPIVIDADGLNAIAGDTSVLKKSGAPVIITPHSGEMARLLNGKAENLQDDRINTAISFAKKTKTYLVLKGAPTIIAAPSGDSFINSTGNPGMSTAGTGDVLTGMISAFLAQGLSPLDASILGVYMHGHAGDIAAEKKGEHSLIASDIIKAIPSVFRSIIK
- the tsaE gene encoding tRNA (adenosine(37)-N6)-threonylcarbamoyltransferase complex ATPase subunit type 1 TsaE, with the translated sequence MIVQSNSDAETREIGRRIGERLSPGDVVCLYGELGAGKTTMVKGIASVFGIMERDVTSPSFTIIIEHEGEVPFNHIDLYRLSENDTADLGLHEYFNRKSISVIEWAERAEREIPDDAIKVRLSYSGEDRREISIEGITI
- a CDS encoding Bro-N domain-containing protein translates to METTKIALFKGKKIRKTLYKNEWWFSVIDVVEALTDSAKPSVYWSAMKARVKNEDGIQLSTICKRLKLEASDGKKYETDCADTEGVFRIIQSIPSPKAEPFKRWLAKVGYERVQEIENPELATKRTRILYKLKGYPDDWIEKRMRGIAIREELTDEWGKRGAKEQKDYEILTAEISKATFGVTPGEYKKLKGLKRENLRDHMDDFELIFTMLGERSTTEIHRIEDSEGVSKLKKDANRGGKIAGIARNELEKEIGHSVVSKENYLPKKKSKKILTD
- the pgeF gene encoding peptidoglycan editing factor PgeF, giving the protein MKNFILPSNIALPEVMAFFSTKTASDINLEKLLLEELCIEADIYIPIQKHTDKVHVLESGMGRVVADAVITSRKNVLIGIKVADCVPILLFDIEAGVIGAVHAGWRGTASGILKRSIETMQREFNSLPENIMAAIGPSIKGCSYEVDDNVMKAVRSASGEGSYIKQSGEKFYIDLPHANRLQAVSSGVPAQNIWLSDECTFCNAEKFHSYRHSGENAGRQGGFIMMW
- a CDS encoding CBS domain-containing protein, whose translation is MLKVKDFMTKDVITINPDATVEALARLLIEHKFSGVPVVDENNNLVGIVTENDLISKNKRLHIPTIIRLFDAYIMLGSGKMEDEIKKMAATIVDEICVKDVVSITEETTLEEAATIMSEKSIHLLPVLRGKVVVGIVGKADIVGAMTGDSSK